One region of Etheostoma cragini isolate CJK2018 chromosome 16, CSU_Ecrag_1.0, whole genome shotgun sequence genomic DNA includes:
- the sec16a gene encoding protein transport protein Sec16A isoform X6, translated as MQPPPRTGPPGASCPPPSGPNMFRRTRPHKHTTAATATIPPATQPMMDPFSFVRAPPPMATSGLPTIPNSNPPPMQAPPNTMYSQAGSGLPPQPQTLEDVPAAPPGLPPSSLPGVTLFNPHSTASPGVYPVPGPAAYASSHSEQGYFNSTEPTSSVATESPPVASAPAPGQALFNQEFQGQPPPQPVPFQPVPPTTSYSQWAPDNRSRPPSVQNYFQPTSDPLPQPFNLPPHPQMYSSHTPSPHHNTPTPPTQPGHPQIQAPLPPQNPENAPSSQWPDQNAPQQHNSHFQTQSYFSQSSAPQDAWFNIPPQDSGYHQMGAGLAHPQPRPDSAGSHHLSNTGPGPNSAPAPVSVSYSQESGTLSMFFKDNDVENEETLAGERTKAMNGIPGSLQHHSNPQAHVGNADVPLEYQGPSLQDHSHLPYMNDSNHAPQESIQKPPNSRYDHVENLECVPNQEVLPSEIHGSPAATAAPGVDQFETGPNLETPDSIPRPIRSASVSSNYSNMSHGSGSGPRRHQGVVGTFIQQESPRLTDDANLPAAAGGYFEQIDTSPAGDMGAQKSSLEQMWPPTPSPPKPTGIFQASANSSFEPVRSHGVGVRPAEVDRAKVVAEGGADSTPGNLEQPPDNMENIFASGHPLPTEAGGGVPHLPHPVVHTHSRPSSRAFGASRPCESPATTLWAQHDPTSLGANILLAPAAPTVLAPLREPSADVIQPPEDGPLDLQPSQRIQPISQQHSENLENPPKVTKDAQQGVRARGNIPVQTLVSSSTPQVPPAPSQAAANIQPPQAEPPKTSDSQNSLPGQNYASPVPVSGTQPSRDQYPPPALRPAAGSALPPAAYPQGPQGPVPPGASQPAPAEPPRPPSSAGSQQGYGPPPPVPGQMYSGYYGNYGEYPDGRAPYPPGQYPPPPGDPRAQQYYQDGPYRGRADPWYGRYEGQAPAYRDPNYQYREPQPERPSSRTSQYSDRPSSRQGYPDDYHRANQSAYNEYYADYAKHYDYPGYNYGQYDPRYRGYFDQSYWANYDYYNQQAYPARKEGYDDQWRYYPGYDASFDDDFRRRGETYADDFDRRSVHSEQSAHSVHSSQSHNSRRSSFSSRSQQSQVYRSQPDLVSAVYDTTSSTLAVDYSYGQYPNPTDATQNYSQYLYPSEYNADSTWIAPDQPPPRPATPEKFTIPHRCARFGPCGHLIQVLPNLPSAGQPALVDIHNMETMLQDTPEQAELRAFPGPLIKEETHKVDVIKFSQNKALECSRDSNLLDKDSARLLWEFIMLLCRQNGTVVGTDIADLLLKEHRSVWLPGKSPNEANLIDFNNEPLARAEEEPGAGPLSLLSDTFMTVPENLGKETERFRELLLFGRKKDALEAAMKGGLWGHALLLASKMDNRTHARVMTRFANSLPINDPLQTVYQLMSGRMPASATCCGEEKWGDWRPHLAMVLSNLTHTLDLDTRTITTMGDTLASKGLIDAAHFCYLMSQVGLGVYTKKSTKMVLIGSNHSLPFYQCATNEAIQRTEAYEYAQSLGSHPCSLPNFQVFKLIYACRLAEVGLSAQAFHYCEVISKNVLMQPSHYSPIFISQIIQMSEKLKFFDPQLKEKPEQELFNEPEWLTHLRQLDGQIRTGVITYNEDRATPSQFDCSSPSSDLDQPRSPEPYSMPVELDGPTPDNPLMSSLLPGPPPQGVQLMPPAPTSILQDGMAPSQPLSSIDVPQFYPVPPSGPPGQMPIYPPQDPGFAPPSFQHEQTEMYPGAHQQPCPPPSQVGQMSPQMPPPQGPHSPVKLNYPPPQMPQHMPQHMPPSPGHMPFGEPVFHAPPEMHPAQPISSSPPRNSFTPQLDLYDQMAIMGPGRRTRTASQSSMNMASGRRSRTTSESSTHSGGRERSNSAVKQASPPPPSIPEQPCIEENKKVKKDSPKKGGGGGGGGGVGGWITRIWKGKNEAHLPDDKNKSIVWDEKKQRWVDLNEPEEESKPVPPPPPGFPKMPQMPGPGGPAPPPGSGPPVNMFSRRAGTKGRYVDVLNPSRMAKPSGSAPAPADIFAPLAPMPMTGNLFVPSSAPADQQPLEASEGGDQKQNSPNTSAAPQMFNPTLPPAPEGAPVADGSHSGELSRSSSMSSLSREVSQHLNQVPLAGPQMVHSHPCLQPTARAQHITSSMLHQLHLKLRRPSNPDTCLLTFPLSPALLTLLCICNEQPNPANAQQIKMNQSCSDYKEVSYF; from the exons ATGCAGCCCCCTCCTCGGACTGGACCTCCTGGTGCCTCATGCCCACCTCCTTCTGGGCCCAATATGTTCCGCAGGACCAGGCCTCACAAGCATACAACAGCAGCTACTGCCACAATCCCACCAGCTACTCAACCCATGATGGACCCTTTTTCGTTTGTTAGAGCTCCTCCCCCTATGGCTACAAGTGGTCTCCCAACAATACCAAACAGCAACCCACCACCAATGCAAGCCCCACCTAACACCATGTACTCTCAAGCTGGCTCAGGGCTGCCTCCACAACCACAGACACTGGAAGATGTCCCAGCTGCTCCCCCTGGTCTCCCACCATCCTCTCTACCAGGGGTGACATTGTTCAACCCTCACAGTACAGCATCCCCCGGTGTTTACCCAGTACCTGGTCCGGCAGCATATGCATCCTCACATAGTGAAcagggctattttaattccacaGAACCGACCTCATCCGTGGCCACAGAATCACCACCTGTGGCCTCAGCCCCAGCACCGGGTCAGGCACTGTTTAACCAGGAATTTCAAGGACagcctcctcctcagcctgtgCCCTTCCAGCCTGTGCCTCCCACCACCTCCTATTCTCAGTGGGCCCCTGATAACAGAAGTCGCCCTCCATCAGTTCAGAACTATTTCCAGCCTACTAGTGACCCTCTGCCACAGCCTTTTAATTTACCTCCGCACCCCCAGATGTACTCCTCCCATACCCCATCACCCCATCAcaacacccccacccctccaacACAACCTGGACATCCCCAGATTCaagctcctcttcctccccagAACCCTGAAAATGCCCCGAGTTCTCAATGGCCTGACCAAAACGCACCCCAGCAGCATAATTCCCACTTCCAAACTCAGAGCTACTTCAGTCAGAGCTCTGCCCCCCAGGACGCATGGTTCAACATACCTCCACAAGACTCAGGCTACCACCAAATGGGGGCTGGCCTGGCCCATCCTCAGCCCCGGCCTGACTCTGCTGGATCTCACCACTTGTCCAACACAGGGCCTGGGCCAAATTCTGCCCCTGCCCCAGTCTCGGTATCATACTCTCAGGAGTCTGGTACGCTCTCAATGTTCTTCAAAGACAATGATGTGGAAAATGAAGAAACACTGGCTGGAGAGAGAACTAAAGCAATGAATGGTATTCCTGGATCCTTGCAGCATCACAGCAACCCACAAGCCCACGTTGGCAATGCAGATGTTCCTTTGGAATACCAAGGACCTTCTCTGCAAGATCATTCACACCTACCATACATGAATGATAGCAACCATGCACCACAGGAAAGTATCCAGAAACCCCCTAATTCCCGGTATGACCATGTAGAGAATTTGGAGTGTGTCCCGAACCAGGAAGTATTACCCAGTGAAATCCATGGCAGCCCTGCTGCTACTGCAGCCCCTGGAGTAGACCAGTTTGAAACTGGACCTAACCTGGAGACTCCAGATTCTATTCCAAGACCAATTAGATCGGCCAGTGTGTCCTCCAACTATAGTAATATGAGCCATGGAAGTGGAAGTGGCCCTCGTCGGCATCAGGGAGTAGTAGGCACTTTTATTCAGCAGGAAAGTCCACGTCTCACTGATGATGCTAACCTGCCTGCTGCCGCTGGAGGCTACTTTGAGCAAATTGACACTTCTCCAGCTGGAGATATGGGTGCGCAGAAGAGCTCCCTGGAGCAAATGTGGCCTCCCACACCTAGTCCTCCCAAACCAACTGGTATCTTTCAGGCCAGCGCTAACAGCTCTTTTGAGCCTGTGCGCTCACATGGGGTTGGGGTGCGTCCTGCTGAAGTTGATAGGGCTAAAGTGGTAGCAGAAGGGGGTGCAGATTCTACACCAGGCAACCTAGAGCAGCCACCAGATAACATGGAAAATATTTTTGCCTCAGGACACCCCCTGCCTACCGAGGCTGGAGGTGGTGTTCCTCATCTGCCACACCCAGTGGTTCATACTCACTCTCGACCTTCATCCCGTGCTTTTGGGGCCAGTCGGCCCTGTGAGAGTCCGGCCACTACTCTGTGGGCTCAGCATGATCCTACGAGCTTGGGCGCCAACATCCTCCTAGCCCCTGCTGCCCCGACAGTTCTTGCTCCTTTACGAGAGCCCAGTGCTGATGTCATCCAGCCTCCAGAGGATGGCCCACTGGACCTGCAGCCCTCCCAGAGAATCCAGCCAATTTCACAGCAACACTCAGAGAACCTAGAGAACCCACCAAAG GTCACCAAAGATGCTCAGCAGGGGGTAAGAGCGAGAGGGAATATCCCTGTCCAGACCCTGGTCTCTTCATCTACCCCACAGGTACCACCAGCACCCTCCCAAGCAGCTGCAAACATTCAGCCGCCACAAGCTGAACCTCCCAAGACATCAGATTCTCAGAATTCACTGCCGGGACAAAATTATGCTTCTCCTGTTCCGGTGAGTGGAACACAACCTTCCCGTGACCAGTATCCACCTCCAGCACTGAGGCCTGCTGCAGGGAGTGCTCTTCCTCCTGCTGCATACCCTCAAGGGCCTCAAGGACCAGTTCCTCCGGGAGCTTCCCAGCCAGCTCCTGCAGAGCCACCTCGACCACCCTCTTCTGCAGGCAGCCAGCAAGGATATGGGCCCCCTCCTCCGGTGCCAGGGCAGATGTATAGTGGCTATTATGGTAATTATGGAGAATACCCAGATGGCAGAGCACCTTATCCTCCTGGCCAGTACCCACCTCCACCTGGGGACCCTAGAGCACAGCAATATTATCAA GATGGTCCATACAGGGGCAGAGCAGATCCTTGGTATGGCAGATATGAAGGACAGGCCCCAGCGTATCGTGATCCAAACTACCAGTACAGAGAGCCTCAGCCAGAACGACCCAGCTCCAGGACTAGTCAGTACTCTGACAGGCCCTCATCCAG GCAAGGCTATCCTGATGATTACCACAGAGCAAACCAAAGTGCCTATAATGAATATTATGCAGATTACGCCAAGCACTATGATTATCCAG GATATAACTATGGACAGTATGACCCGCGGTACAGAGGATACTTTGATCAATCCTACTGGGCTAATTATGACTACTATAATCAACAGGCGTATCCTGCCAg GAAAGAGGGCTATGATGATCAGTGGCGGTACTATCCTGGTTATGATGCCAGTTTTGATGATGATTTCCGTCGACGTGGAGAGACGTACGCTGATGATTTTGACCGACGCAGTGTCCACAGTGAGCAGTCAGCACATAGTGTGCACAGCTCTCAAAGCCACAACAGCAGGCGAAGCAGCTTCAGCTCACGGTCACAACAG AGCCAGGTATACCGAAGCCAGCCTGACTTAGTATCAGCAGTCTATGACACCACATCATCCACTTTGGCTGTGGACTACTCCTATGGACAGTACCCAAATCCGACTGATGCTACCCAGAACTACAGCCAGTACCTCTATCCCTCGGAGTACAACGCAGACAGCACCTGGATCGCCCCTGATCAAC CGCCTCCTCGTCCTGCAACACCAGAGAAGTTCACCATACCCCATCGTTGTGCACGCTTTGGACCTTGTGGTCATCTGATTCAAGTTCTTCCCAATCTCCCCTCAGCTGGACAGCCTGCTCTTGTTGATATCCACAACATGGag ACCATGCTGCAGGATACCCCAGAACAAGCAGAACTACGAGCTTTCCCTGGACCTCTTATCAA AGAGGAGACCCATAAGGTGGACGTGATAAAGTTCTCCCAGAACAAAGCGCTTGAGTGTTCTCGTGACAGCAACCTCTTGGACAAGGACTCTGCCCGTCTGCTCTGGGAATTCATTATGCTGCTCTGTAGACAGAACGGG ACTGTGGTTGGCACGGACATCGCTGACCTCTTGCTGAAGGAGCATCGCTCTGTCTGGCTACCGGGAAAAAGTCCTAATGAAGCCAACTTAATTGATTTTAATAATGAACCGCTGGCACGAGCTGAAGAAGAGCCAGGAGCTGGACCACTGTCCCTCCTATCTGACACCTTCATGACTGTCCCAGAGAACCTTGGCAAGGAAACGGAACGCTTTAGGGAGCTGCTACTGTTTGGCCGCAAGAAG gaTGCGCTAGAAGCAGCTATGAAGGGAGGTCTCTGGGGCCACGCCCTGCTGTTGGCCAGTAAGATGGACAACAGGACACATGCACGTGTCATGACAAG GTTTGCCAACAGTTTGCCTATCAATGACCCTCTCcagactgtgtaccagctgatgTCTGGGAGGATGCCTGCATCAGCCACT TGCTGCGGCGAGGAGAAGTGGGGTGACTGGCGTCCTCACTTGGCCATGGTGCTGTCtaacctcacacacactctggacCTGGATACTCGCACAATCACCACCATGGGTGACACTCTCG CTTCCAAGGGGCTGATTGATGCTGCACATTTCTGCTACCTGATGTCCCAAGTTGGTCTGGGAGTGTACACAAAGAAGAGTACCAAGATGGTTCTGATTGGCTCCAACCATAG TTTGCCATTTTACCAATGTGCAACAAATGAAGCTATCCAGAGGACTGAGGCCTATGAATATGCCCAATCTCTCGGCTCCCACCCATGCTCACTACCCAATTTCCAG GTGTTCAAGTTGATCTATGCATGCCGTTTGGCTGAAGTAGGCCTCAGTGCTCAGGCCTTCCACTACTGTGAAGTTATTTCTAAGAATGTCCTCATGCAGCCATCCCATTACTCTCCTATTTTCATAAGCCAAATCATACAG ATGTCGGAAAAGCTGAAATTCTTCGATCCACAACTGAAGGAGAAGCCAGAGCAGGAGTTGTTTAATGAGCCTGAATGGCTGACCCACCTCAGACAGCTGGATGGACAGATAAGG actggTGTGATTACATACAATGAAGACAGAGCAACTCCTTCACAGTTTGACTGCAGCAGCCCCAGCTCTGACTTGGACCAGCCCAGATCACCTGAACCTTACAGCATGCCTGTGGAGTTGGATGGTCCCACCCCTGACAACCCACTGATGAGCTCATTACTGCCTGGGCCTCCGCCGCAGGGAGTACAGCTGATGCCTccag CTCCCACCTCTATCCTCCAAGATGGGATGGCCCCTTCTCAGCCTTTAAGCTCCATTGATGTGCCCCAGTTCTACCCAGTACCCCCCAGTGGACCACCAGGCCAGATGCCCATCTACCCTCCTCAGGATCCTGGCTTTGCCCCTCCTTCCTTCCAACATGAGCAGACTGAGATGTACCCAGGAGCCCATCAGCAGCCGTGTCCCCCACCTTCCCAAGTGGGTCAAATGTCACCACAAATGCCCCCTCCTCAGGGGCCACATTCACCTGTGAAGTTGAACTACCCACCACCCCAGATGCCCCAGCACATGCCCCAGCACATGCCCCCTTCTCCCGGCCACATGCCATTTGGAGAGCCCGTGTTCCACGCTCCACCAGAGATGCACCCTGCTCAACCAATATCATCCTCCCCACCCAGGAACTCCTTCACACCACAGCTGGACTTGTATGACCAAATGGCTATTATG GGTCCTGGGAGGAGAACAAGGACTGCTTCGCAATCGTCAATGAAtatg GCTTCAGGACGTCGCTCTCGCACCACCTCTGAATCCTCCACTCACTCTGGCGGAAGAGAGAGGAGCAATTCGGCTGTCAAGCAGgcctctccacctccaccttcAATTCCTGAACAGCCCTGCATagaagagaacaaaaaagtcaagaaagACTCCCCGAAAAAG ggtggtggtggtggtggtggtggaggagttGGTGGCTGGATAACGCGGATCTGGAAGGGGAAGAATGAGGCTCACTTGCCggatgacaaaaacaaatct attGTGTGGGATGAAAAGAAGCAGAGATGGGTTGACTTGAACGAGCCTGAAGAAGAG AGTAAGCCCgttccaccacctcctcctggTTTCCCCAAGATGCCCCAGATGCCTGGCCCTGGAGGGCCTGCTCCACCCCCGGGTAGTGGTCCTCCTGTCAACATGTTCTCCAGGAGGGCAG GCACAAAGGGCAGATATGTGGATGTTCTGAACCCCAGTAGAATGGCTAAACCGAGCGGGTCAGCCCCTGCTCCTGCAGACATCTTCGCTCCTTTGGCACCAATGCCCATGACCGGTAACCTATTTGTGCCTAGTTCAG CTCCTGCTGATCAACAACCTTTAGAGGCCAGCGAAGGAGGAGATCAGAAGCAGAATTCACCAAATACCAGCGCTGCTCCAC